A stretch of Chthoniobacterales bacterium DNA encodes these proteins:
- a CDS encoding phosphodiester glycosidase family protein, translating to MRLLLTLLLCGLTPLARAEWTLEFRRTVADLPGGAQFIEREARREGRAVRVQGVFFSAKQARFAVIDNASVDSLGAAMSAAGALAGTNGAYFHPDNTPLGLMIAGGKKIHALERAKLLSGVFVVTKGRPRIVRAGKFTPSAADTEALQAGPFLVEGGAPISGLNATRVALRTVVATTGDGRWALLLVSSSTLADSAAVLSAAAVWPDFRIQQALNLDGGSSSGLWVATKDKPFYRREFSTVRNFLAVLPR from the coding sequence ATGCGTCTGCTCCTCACCCTGCTTCTCTGCGGCCTGACGCCGCTCGCCCGCGCCGAATGGACCCTCGAGTTCCGCCGCACGGTCGCCGACCTGCCCGGCGGTGCGCAATTCATCGAGCGCGAGGCCCGGCGGGAAGGCCGCGCCGTGCGCGTGCAGGGCGTCTTCTTCTCCGCGAAGCAGGCTCGCTTTGCCGTCATCGACAATGCCTCCGTCGACTCCCTCGGCGCGGCGATGTCGGCCGCCGGGGCGCTCGCCGGCACGAATGGCGCCTATTTCCACCCCGACAACACACCGCTCGGCCTGATGATCGCGGGCGGAAAAAAGATCCACGCCCTCGAGCGCGCAAAGCTTCTCAGCGGTGTCTTCGTCGTCACGAAGGGCCGGCCGCGCATCGTTCGCGCCGGAAAATTCACGCCCTCGGCCGCGGATACCGAGGCCCTCCAGGCGGGCCCTTTCCTCGTGGAGGGCGGCGCGCCGATTTCCGGACTGAATGCGACCCGTGTCGCGCTGCGCACCGTCGTGGCAACCACGGGCGACGGCCGCTGGGCCCTGCTGCTCGTCTCGTCGAGCACCCTCGCCGACTCCGCCGCGGTGCTGTCCGCTGCCGCCGTCTGGCCCGATTTCCGGATCCAGCAGGCGCTCAATCTCGACGGCGGGTCGTCCAGCGGCCTCTGGGTTGCCACAAAAGACAAGCCTTTTTACCGTCGCGAGTTCTCCACGGTGCGAAATTTCCTCGCGGTCCTGCCCCGGTAA
- the raiA gene encoding ribosome-associated translation inhibitor RaiA codes for MQIHLSPRHLVLTAAIHSYVADKVEHLEAITDCIIAAHVVLMHDETKTKRYSVKVHLAVPGPDIHAEDSEADLYAAIDKVVDKLAQQLRKRKTKLTSTRKHKAQLATESVKRGYARR; via the coding sequence ATGCAAATTCACCTCAGCCCCCGGCATCTGGTCCTCACTGCAGCCATCCATTCGTATGTGGCGGACAAGGTCGAGCATCTCGAAGCCATCACCGACTGCATCATCGCCGCCCACGTCGTCCTCATGCACGACGAGACGAAGACGAAGCGCTACAGCGTGAAAGTGCATCTCGCCGTTCCGGGCCCGGACATCCACGCCGAGGATAGCGAGGCCGATCTCTACGCCGCCATCGACAAGGTCGTCGACAAGCTCGCCCAGCAGCTCCGCAAGCGGAAGACGAAGCTCACCTCGACCAGGAAGCACAAGGCGCAGCTCGCCACCGAGAGCGTGAAACGCGGTTACGCGCGCCGCTAA